A window from Moritella yayanosii encodes these proteins:
- a CDS encoding ISNCY family transposase, with amino-acid sequence MTDIEIYKINTIKNVIDKRISGVDAAALLNLSPRQVYRLTKQYLKHGAEGLISHKRGQPSNHHHSYKFKQHVLDLVQIHYQDFGPTLAHEKLTELHAISVGVETLRQWMITDGLWLPHAKRKPQVYQPRYRRDCVGELIQIDGSHHDWFEGRSDKCCLIVYIDDATSQIMSLRFTNAETTLDYMAITREYIMQYGKPTAFYSDKHSVFRVNSRDAKTAKITQFGRALKDLNIELLCANSSQAKGRVERANKTLQDRLIKEMRLEGIDNIEDANVWLPKFIADFNRRFAKPPLYAKNMHRSVTEQPYELEDIFSWQEHRKLSNSLTLQYDKVLYMIESTEENNRLTRETVKVLDYPDGTIAIHYGHRTLKYQIFDKLQKVNQGQVVDNKRLGAVLKLAQTEQRILEMEDKRSRSKKAPKRSAQKRAIAQLRAINPVLVNPDEFKPSSSRR; translated from the coding sequence ATGACTGATATTGAAATATACAAAATTAATACCATCAAAAATGTTATTGATAAACGCATCTCTGGCGTCGATGCTGCCGCGCTTCTTAACCTAAGTCCACGGCAAGTATATCGACTGACGAAGCAATATTTAAAACATGGTGCCGAAGGTTTGATTTCACATAAACGTGGCCAGCCAAGTAATCACCACCATTCCTATAAATTCAAACAACACGTTCTTGACCTGGTTCAAATCCATTATCAAGATTTTGGTCCAACTCTCGCACACGAAAAACTCACCGAACTACATGCTATCTCAGTTGGTGTTGAAACCCTGCGTCAATGGATGATCACTGACGGTCTATGGTTGCCGCATGCCAAACGTAAGCCTCAAGTATATCAACCTCGCTATCGTCGTGATTGCGTTGGTGAGCTCATACAAATTGACGGTTCTCATCATGACTGGTTTGAAGGCCGCAGCGATAAATGTTGCCTGATCGTTTATATCGATGATGCTACCAGTCAGATCATGAGTTTGAGATTTACTAATGCAGAAACCACGCTCGATTACATGGCCATAACACGTGAATATATAATGCAATATGGCAAGCCTACCGCGTTTTATTCAGATAAACATTCCGTATTTAGAGTTAATAGTCGCGATGCTAAAACGGCTAAAATAACGCAATTTGGCCGAGCTCTGAAAGACCTAAACATAGAGTTACTCTGTGCTAATAGCTCTCAAGCTAAAGGCCGCGTTGAACGTGCTAACAAAACATTACAGGACCGATTGATTAAAGAAATGCGTCTTGAAGGGATTGATAATATCGAAGACGCCAATGTATGGTTACCGAAATTTATAGCTGATTTCAATCGCCGGTTTGCAAAACCCCCGCTCTACGCCAAAAATATGCACAGGTCGGTTACCGAGCAACCTTATGAATTAGAAGATATTTTCTCTTGGCAAGAACACCGAAAATTATCGAACTCATTAACTTTACAATACGACAAGGTGCTTTATATGATTGAATCAACTGAAGAAAATAATCGATTAACGCGTGAAACGGTTAAGGTTTTAGATTATCCAGATGGCACAATTGCAATTCACTATGGACATCGAACGTTAAAATATCAAATATTTGATAAGCTCCAAAAAGTAAATCAAGGTCAGGTTGTTGATAATAAACGGCTTGGCGCAGTGCTAAAACTAGCTCAAACGGAACAACGAATATTAGAGATGGAAGATAAGCGTTCACGCAGTAAAAAAGCACCTAAACGTTCTGCTCAGAAACGAGCAATAGCGCAACTTAGAGCCATAAACCCAGTGTTAGTTAACCCCGATGAGTTTAAGCCAAGCTCATCAAGGCGGTGA
- the secD gene encoding protein translocase subunit SecD has product MDSDQMTKKLNSTAQRKRINHYAGWKYIALTCTILIMLLSAIPTLYGEDPALQINHQQNQRPAIHVLKQTLEANNIAVTRIDQELDKTTIVLADSGTQTRAKAILDAVLPADDDITLALVSAAPSWLQSMGLKPIKLGLDLRGGVQFLLDVDMETVFNIKAQQLVDNLRADFRDKGVRGVRISINHHNSVQLNLPTDEAKVALLKLMPTSYPQWKVTQSSGLLVEVSIPQAEKTDIINLTVQQNLQTMRSRIAELGITEAMVQRQGEHRIRIELPGVQDPATAKNVIGATASLAFHELKTTSNGSMVVSNNDGAPIRIARDAILGGEHIIDARASVGEMGAAQVNITLDNAGGKKMSNFTKHNIGKPMATLYSEYSRNADGSTKKTNNIISVATIQAQLGSQFRITGTGSMADAQELALLLRAGSLTAPVTIVEERTIGPSLGAENIQNGFSALALGLGLTLVFMALWYRRLGWVANVALIANIIMLFGLLALIPGAVLTLPGIAGLVLTVGMAVDTNVLVFERIRDKLREGRSFAQAIHSGFDSAFNTIIDANITTLIIAVVLYSIGQGPVQGFALTLGLGILTSMFTGILVSRALINKLWGRDTRHDLKV; this is encoded by the coding sequence ATGGACAGCGATCAAATGACAAAAAAATTAAATTCAACAGCCCAACGTAAACGAATAAACCATTATGCTGGTTGGAAATATATTGCCTTAACCTGCACAATCTTAATCATGCTGCTAAGCGCGATCCCAACCTTGTATGGCGAAGATCCGGCATTGCAAATTAATCACCAACAAAATCAACGACCCGCTATTCACGTGCTTAAGCAGACGCTAGAAGCAAACAATATTGCGGTAACACGTATCGATCAAGAACTGGATAAAACCACCATAGTGTTAGCAGACTCTGGCACTCAAACACGTGCGAAGGCGATACTCGACGCCGTACTGCCTGCAGATGATGACATTACTTTAGCACTGGTTTCTGCTGCGCCGTCTTGGTTGCAGAGTATGGGATTGAAGCCCATCAAATTAGGCTTAGATTTACGCGGTGGTGTGCAGTTCTTGTTAGATGTTGATATGGAAACGGTATTCAATATCAAAGCTCAGCAATTGGTCGATAATTTACGGGCTGATTTTCGTGACAAAGGGGTTCGTGGTGTTCGAATTAGCATTAATCACCATAATAGTGTGCAACTGAACTTGCCCACCGATGAAGCAAAAGTCGCATTATTGAAATTAATGCCAACCAGCTATCCACAATGGAAAGTAACTCAGAGTTCAGGGTTATTGGTTGAGGTGAGTATTCCGCAAGCTGAAAAGACCGACATCATTAACCTCACTGTGCAGCAGAACTTACAAACAATGCGCAGTCGTATCGCAGAGTTAGGTATTACAGAGGCCATGGTACAGCGCCAAGGTGAACATCGCATTCGTATTGAACTGCCCGGTGTACAAGATCCGGCCACGGCTAAAAATGTAATTGGTGCCACAGCCAGTCTCGCGTTTCATGAGCTTAAAACCACAAGTAATGGCAGCATGGTAGTCAGTAATAATGACGGAGCGCCAATACGTATTGCCCGTGATGCCATCTTAGGTGGCGAGCATATTATTGATGCGCGTGCCAGTGTTGGTGAAATGGGCGCTGCGCAGGTCAATATCACCTTAGATAATGCGGGTGGTAAAAAGATGTCTAATTTTACCAAACATAATATTGGTAAACCCATGGCAACGCTCTACAGCGAGTACAGTCGTAATGCCGATGGTTCTACTAAAAAGACCAACAATATTATTAGTGTAGCGACCATTCAAGCACAATTAGGCAGTCAATTTAGGATCACGGGTACAGGTAGCATGGCTGACGCACAAGAGCTCGCATTGTTGCTACGTGCGGGGTCGTTAACAGCGCCGGTGACGATTGTTGAAGAAAGAACCATTGGACCTTCTTTGGGTGCGGAGAATATCCAGAATGGTTTCTCGGCATTAGCGCTCGGGCTAGGTTTAACATTAGTATTTATGGCGCTGTGGTATCGCCGTTTAGGCTGGGTGGCTAATGTCGCATTGATTGCCAATATCATTATGCTATTTGGCTTGTTAGCGTTAATACCTGGGGCGGTATTAACCTTACCCGGTATTGCTGGGTTAGTACTTACTGTTGGTATGGCTGTCGATACTAATGTACTGGTGTTCGAGCGAATTCGTGACAAGTTACGTGAAGGCCGCAGCTTTGCCCAAGCCATACATAGTGGCTTTGATAGCGCATTCAATACCATTATTGATGCCAATATCACCACCTTAATTATCGCTGTGGTTTTGTATTCAATCGGGCAGGGGCCAGTGCAAGGTTTTGCGCTGACGTTAGGCTTAGGTATCTTAACCAGTATGTTCACTGGCATCTTGGTATCGCGCGCATTAATTAATAAATTATGGGGTCGTGATACTCGTCATGACTTGAAGGTATAA
- the secF gene encoding protein translocase subunit SecF produces the protein MMMTSNKNNSNKNNSNNHSKLRYISSAISVVFMLVAIAFISVNGLNWGLDFTGGVITEVQLDPSITMSEIYPLLQSALNQHVSVIEGGDVGRWILRYAEPAAGMSIPDITQILAPLATHIQVLNTSIVGSQIGQELAEQGGLALLVSMLCIMAYLSYRFEWRLASGALFALVHDVLFVLGVFAALQLEFNLTVFAAIMAIIGYSLNDSIIIGDRIRELLILKPTLAIADVNNQAILATLSRTMVTSGTTLMTVSALWLLGGGPLAGFSIAMFVGLIVGTWSSIAVATTLPELWGLNASHYQVIELEEDLTVGK, from the coding sequence ATGATGATGACTAGCAACAAAAACAATAGCAACAAAAACAACAGTAATAATCACAGTAAATTACGTTATATCAGCAGTGCAATCTCAGTCGTTTTCATGCTTGTTGCCATTGCATTTATCAGTGTTAATGGACTGAACTGGGGGTTGGATTTTACCGGTGGGGTGATCACCGAAGTACAGCTTGACCCTAGTATTACCATGAGTGAAATATATCCTTTATTACAATCGGCGTTAAATCAACATGTCAGCGTCATTGAAGGTGGAGACGTTGGTCGCTGGATCTTACGTTATGCAGAACCTGCAGCAGGCATGAGTATTCCAGATATCACCCAAATATTAGCGCCGTTAGCGACTCATATCCAAGTATTAAATACCAGTATTGTCGGTTCTCAAATCGGCCAAGAGCTGGCGGAACAAGGTGGTCTGGCACTGTTAGTGTCGATGTTATGTATTATGGCTTATTTAAGCTATCGCTTTGAGTGGCGTTTGGCATCAGGTGCGTTATTTGCCTTGGTGCATGATGTGCTATTTGTACTCGGGGTGTTTGCGGCATTGCAACTTGAGTTTAACTTGACGGTCTTTGCGGCGATTATGGCGATTATTGGCTATTCATTAAATGATTCGATTATTATCGGTGATCGTATCCGCGAGTTGCTTATTCTAAAACCGACATTAGCGATTGCAGATGTGAATAACCAAGCTATTTTGGCAACCCTATCTCGCACTATGGTGACATCGGGCACGACTTTAATGACGGTTTCAGCGTTATGGTTATTGGGCGGAGGGCCGCTAGCTGGTTTTTCTATTGCCATGTTTGTTGGCCTCATTGTCGGCACTTGGTCATCGATTGCAGTGGCAACGACATTACCTGAATTGTGGGGATTAAACGCCAGTCACTATCAGGTCATTGAATTGGAAGAGGATCTTACTGTCGGTAAATGA
- a CDS encoding sigma-54 dependent transcriptional regulator yields the protein MDTTKSVFVIDENIERRQNLETILSFLGEGWQSYDSHVDISAKIDLAANSVIVSSDSYSETDLSALIDANPMNPFLTFGTQAKVPEKGNLIGHIELPLSYQQLTLLLGRCQSYRQCVTSKLGQSTSASKALIKQLVGRGDAIQRVRHLIMQVASKGANVLVLGESGTGKEVIARSIHEASSRSDGPFVPINCGAIPAELLESELFGHEKGAFTGAFSARKGRFELASGGTLFLDEIGDMPQPMQVKLLRVLQERVFERVGGSKTIKADVRIIAATHRNLDKMILDGEFREDLYYRLNVFPIESPALRERPDDIPLLIQELLRRHEVEHDATILFTQRAMASLMQHSWPGNVRELSNLIERLLIMTAGNIVDLGELPVKYRYNDDGESQVIHSEVPTELAEHDAISAMFSDEIFADAEEEPQEDGFFSMPSSLPETGVNLKEMLAEFEIDMIKQALDQQAYVVARAADQLGMRRTTLVEKMRKYGLQKEA from the coding sequence ATGGATACTACTAAGTCAGTTTTTGTAATTGATGAGAATATTGAACGCAGACAAAATTTAGAAACGATCTTGTCCTTTCTTGGCGAAGGTTGGCAGAGTTACGATTCCCATGTCGATATTAGCGCGAAGATCGATCTTGCCGCAAACAGTGTGATTGTCTCTTCAGACAGTTACTCAGAAACAGATTTATCTGCGTTAATTGATGCGAATCCAATGAATCCATTTTTAACCTTTGGTACGCAAGCAAAAGTACCAGAGAAAGGTAATTTAATCGGTCATATCGAACTGCCTTTATCTTATCAACAATTGACCTTGTTGCTTGGACGTTGTCAATCTTATCGTCAATGTGTGACGAGTAAGTTAGGTCAATCAACGTCAGCGTCAAAAGCATTAATCAAGCAGCTAGTTGGTCGTGGTGATGCCATCCAAAGAGTCCGTCACTTGATCATGCAAGTGGCGTCAAAAGGCGCTAATGTATTAGTGCTGGGTGAATCGGGCACGGGTAAAGAAGTCATTGCCCGTTCAATTCATGAAGCGTCATCACGCAGTGACGGTCCGTTCGTACCGATTAACTGTGGTGCGATCCCCGCTGAATTATTAGAAAGTGAATTATTTGGCCATGAAAAAGGCGCATTCACTGGCGCATTCTCGGCGCGTAAAGGCCGTTTTGAGCTTGCCAGCGGTGGGACATTATTTCTGGATGAAATTGGTGATATGCCACAGCCAATGCAAGTGAAATTATTACGGGTGTTACAAGAACGCGTTTTTGAACGTGTGGGGGGCAGTAAAACAATTAAAGCCGATGTGCGTATTATCGCTGCCACACACCGTAATTTAGACAAAATGATCCTTGATGGCGAATTCCGTGAAGATCTTTATTACCGTTTAAATGTGTTTCCAATTGAAAGCCCGGCCCTGCGGGAGCGTCCAGATGATATTCCGTTATTGATCCAAGAGTTATTACGTCGTCACGAAGTTGAACATGATGCCACGATCTTATTTACGCAACGGGCCATGGCGTCGTTAATGCAACACTCATGGCCAGGTAATGTCCGTGAGTTATCAAATCTGATTGAACGTCTACTTATCATGACGGCAGGTAATATTGTTGATCTCGGTGAATTACCGGTTAAGTACCGCTATAACGATGATGGCGAAAGCCAAGTTATACACTCTGAGGTTCCCACTGAGTTAGCCGAGCATGATGCTATCTCGGCTATGTTTAGTGATGAAATTTTTGCTGATGCAGAAGAAGAACCACAAGAAGACGGTTTCTTCTCAATGCCAAGTAGCCTGCCAGAAACTGGGGTTAATCTGAAAGAAATGTTAGCTGAATTTGAAATTGATATGATCAAGCAAGCGTTAGATCAACAAGCATATGTTGTGGCTCGAGCTGCAGATCAATTAGGCATGCGCCGAACAACCTTGGTTGAAAAAATGCGTAAATATGGATTACAAAAAGAAGCCTAA
- a CDS encoding sensor histidine kinase, with the protein MVQESYPGELAELRAHKDRSEKLVEALPSGLVILDGNGIVIEVNKVAVQLLDEPLMGSRWMDVIQRAFTPKEDDGHEISLKNGCKVQLSITTLGSQPGQLIMLTDLTYTRHLQERVSHMKQLSSLGRMMASLAHQIRTPLSAALLYGSNLANPNLPPASRQRFQSKLIQRLNDLENQVNDMLLFARTGKDLVVEEISLQNLLVQVQAGSEAMMLQTNSNMHVTLPEPDLLILANRNALSSAIGNLIQNALDACGQGANIAISAIRSGDNKVAIVVSDDGPGIAKHMQVKILEPFFTTKSQGTGLGLAVVQSVVKAHHGSLELDSTEGEGSHFSIIVPLHRVAAPQSMVIGG; encoded by the coding sequence ATGGTACAAGAATCTTATCCCGGCGAATTAGCAGAACTACGAGCGCACAAAGATCGCAGTGAAAAGTTAGTCGAAGCATTGCCGTCAGGATTGGTAATTCTTGATGGTAACGGTATTGTCATTGAAGTCAATAAAGTGGCTGTGCAATTACTGGATGAGCCGTTGATGGGGTCGCGTTGGATGGATGTTATTCAGCGTGCGTTTACCCCCAAAGAAGATGACGGCCATGAGATATCATTAAAAAATGGCTGTAAAGTACAGTTGTCGATAACCACGCTTGGCTCACAGCCGGGTCAATTAATTATGTTGACTGATTTAACCTATACACGGCATCTGCAAGAACGTGTTAGCCATATGAAACAGTTATCGTCATTAGGTCGAATGATGGCATCATTAGCACATCAAATCCGCACACCATTATCAGCGGCATTATTATACGGCTCTAATCTGGCTAATCCGAATCTCCCTCCTGCCTCTCGGCAGCGCTTTCAAAGCAAGTTAATTCAGCGTCTCAATGATCTGGAAAACCAGGTCAATGACATGCTGCTCTTTGCCCGTACGGGTAAAGATTTAGTGGTTGAAGAGATCTCACTACAGAATTTATTAGTTCAAGTACAAGCGGGCAGTGAAGCCATGATGTTACAGACAAACAGCAACATGCACGTTACCTTGCCGGAGCCCGACTTATTAATCTTAGCTAATCGCAATGCACTATCTAGCGCAATTGGCAATTTAATACAAAATGCCTTAGATGCTTGTGGACAGGGCGCCAATATCGCTATTTCTGCCATCCGATCTGGCGATAATAAAGTGGCCATTGTGGTCTCTGATGATGGCCCTGGGATCGCGAAACATATGCAAGTCAAAATTTTAGAACCTTTCTTTACCACCAAGTCACAAGGTACGGGTCTCGGTCTGGCAGTGGTACAAAGTGTGGTTAAAGCGCACCATGGCAGTTTGGAGTTAGACTCAACTGAAGGTGAAGGCAGTCATTTTAGTATAATCGTACCGCTACATCGTGTAGCAGCACCTCAATCAATGGTAATAGGCGGATAA
- a CDS encoding sigma-54-dependent transcriptional regulator produces MSHSQILVVEDDLGLREALVDTLLMAGYECDEVDSGESALIALGKKTYDMVVSDIQMGGMTGLTLLHNIKQKYPDLPVLLMTAYARVDDAVTAMRNGAVDYIGKPFSPEVLINQVGRYVPPQKIAKRTPCYGDEKTEQLLSLARKVAKSDVTVMITGPSGTGKEVLSRYIHDHSLRYDGPFVAINCAAIPENMLEATLFGYEKGAFTGAIQACPGKFEQAQNGTILLDEISEMALSLQVKLLRVLQEREVERLGSRKTIKLNIRVIATSNRNMKQAVANGDFREDLYYRLNVFPLVWLPLTERKGDILPIAEHLLKLHCKQSNIPILELLNCAKAKLQIYHWPGNVRELDNVIQRAMILTVDGQIKAADLILEDFITGDLQVIAPTGQAQQLHIKAEVPVRSINLPNEPLGNELRQQEYQIILETLIGCHGVRKDVSEKLGISPRTLRYKLAKMREQGIEIPA; encoded by the coding sequence ATGTCCCATTCTCAAATTCTTGTTGTTGAAGATGATCTTGGTCTTCGTGAAGCCTTGGTTGATACCCTATTAATGGCTGGTTATGAATGTGATGAAGTTGATAGCGGCGAAAGCGCACTCATTGCATTAGGTAAAAAAACCTATGATATGGTCGTCAGTGATATCCAAATGGGTGGCATGACGGGATTAACCTTACTGCATAATATTAAACAAAAGTATCCAGATTTACCGGTATTGTTAATGACGGCTTATGCCAGAGTTGATGATGCGGTAACGGCAATGCGTAACGGCGCTGTGGACTATATTGGGAAACCTTTTTCGCCCGAAGTCTTGATTAATCAGGTGGGTCGTTATGTACCACCACAAAAAATAGCGAAGCGCACCCCTTGCTACGGTGATGAAAAAACAGAGCAGTTATTAAGTTTGGCGCGTAAAGTCGCTAAATCAGATGTCACTGTCATGATTACTGGTCCAAGTGGTACAGGTAAAGAAGTGCTATCACGTTATATTCATGATCATTCGCTGCGTTATGACGGTCCATTTGTGGCGATTAACTGTGCAGCGATCCCGGAAAACATGCTGGAAGCAACCCTGTTCGGTTATGAAAAAGGTGCATTTACTGGCGCGATACAAGCGTGCCCGGGTAAATTTGAACAAGCCCAAAATGGCACCATCTTGCTGGATGAAATTTCGGAAATGGCTTTGTCGCTACAAGTTAAATTATTACGGGTATTGCAAGAGCGTGAAGTCGAGCGCTTAGGCAGTCGTAAAACCATTAAGCTTAATATACGCGTTATTGCGACCAGTAACCGTAATATGAAACAAGCTGTAGCGAATGGTGACTTCAGAGAAGATTTATATTATCGACTGAATGTATTCCCATTAGTTTGGTTACCATTAACCGAGCGCAAAGGTGATATTTTACCGATAGCAGAGCATTTATTAAAATTGCACTGCAAGCAAAGTAATATTCCAATACTTGAGTTACTTAATTGCGCTAAGGCGAAGTTACAGATTTATCATTGGCCGGGTAATGTGCGTGAATTAGACAACGTGATCCAACGCGCGATGATTTTAACGGTTGATGGGCAAATAAAAGCGGCAGATCTGATTTTAGAAGATTTTATAACCGGAGATTTGCAAGTAATAGCACCGACTGGCCAAGCGCAACAGCTGCATATTAAAGCAGAAGTCCCTGTGCGCAGCATTAATTTACCCAATGAGCCTTTAGGTAACGAATTACGTCAACAAGAGTATCAAATTATTTTGGAAACCTTGATTGGCTGTCATGGTGTTCGTAAGGACGTATCAGAGAAATTAGGTATTAGTCCACGCACGTTACGTTATAAATTAGCAAAAATGCGTGAGCAAGGAATTGAAATCCCCGCTTAA
- the fliE gene encoding flagellar hook-basal body complex protein FliE: MNIAANNLYSEMQNMSLQATKFEADPTAVKAPSTTSASFGDMLQQAIDSVNGLQQNTGDLRTRFDQGDRSISLSDVMIASQKSGIAFDATVQVRNKLIESYKEIMSMPV, from the coding sequence ATGAACATTGCAGCCAATAATCTTTACTCTGAAATGCAAAACATGTCGTTACAGGCGACTAAATTTGAAGCAGATCCGACCGCGGTAAAAGCGCCAAGCACGACATCCGCTAGTTTTGGTGATATGTTGCAGCAAGCAATTGATAGTGTGAACGGATTACAACAAAATACGGGTGATTTACGCACCCGTTTTGATCAAGGTGATCGCAGTATATCCCTAAGTGATGTTATGATAGCATCGCAAAAATCTGGGATAGCATTCGATGCTACGGTACAGGTTCGTAATAAATTGATCGAATCTTATAAAGAAATAATGAGTATGCCTGTTTAA
- the fliF gene encoding flagellar basal-body MS-ring/collar protein FliF: MADTASNTGIVSNNDMDNDLVQLDENEQKSSAFGFFTNADILRQIILILALAISLTLVVFILLWGKESEMRPLGTYQTAELIETLDFLDQEKIDYKINGDTVSVSVEQYQNIKHRLRRAGLTTTSLQGDDILMQDMGFGVSQRVERERLKLGRERQIARALEEFKQVSKAQVLLAIPKENVFAKRDKKPSATVVLTVRNSAAISQEHIDAMVQLVASAVQGLEPTRVTLTDQNGRLLNSGSQDMLAAKGRREFEMVKNHEREYRTKIDSILIPILGVSNYTAEVDVTMDFSVREQTQKRFNPDLLAVRSEMLLERQSFGNGNQGIPGALTNQPPLDADIPEEAGAGNAAARPIGQSQKESTRNYELDTTISHTKSQTGVIQRLSVSVAIDYINSIGADGVMVREPRSQAEIANIRRVLQGGIGFNVNRGDSLEVVAISFNRPELTTMADIPIWEEEWFWRAVRVAASLIVIVILIMAVIRPMIKRLINSEPDENIEDLDLGISAIENDEDMQLLTADTEGDTDFVMRSGHLQLPNLHKDEDLLEAVRALVANEPDLTVLVIKEWMIEDA; encoded by the coding sequence GTGGCTGATACGGCTTCAAATACCGGTATCGTAAGTAATAACGATATGGATAATGATTTAGTGCAATTAGATGAGAATGAGCAAAAAAGCTCAGCATTTGGGTTTTTCACCAATGCTGATATTTTACGTCAAATTATTCTAATTTTAGCATTAGCGATCTCGCTAACCTTAGTGGTATTTATTTTACTCTGGGGTAAAGAATCTGAAATGCGTCCTTTAGGTACGTATCAAACCGCTGAACTCATTGAAACACTCGATTTTTTAGACCAAGAGAAAATAGATTATAAAATTAATGGTGACACGGTTTCTGTATCCGTAGAACAATACCAAAACATTAAACACCGCTTACGCCGCGCTGGATTAACAACGACATCACTACAAGGTGACGATATCTTAATGCAAGATATGGGCTTTGGTGTTAGTCAGCGGGTTGAACGAGAACGTTTGAAGCTGGGTCGTGAACGTCAAATAGCACGCGCACTAGAAGAATTTAAGCAGGTATCGAAAGCACAGGTATTACTCGCGATCCCGAAAGAAAATGTATTTGCTAAGCGCGATAAGAAACCCAGTGCAACCGTGGTATTGACGGTGCGTAATAGTGCGGCTATTTCACAAGAACATATTGACGCTATGGTGCAATTAGTTGCTTCTGCGGTACAAGGTTTAGAACCAACACGGGTGACATTAACCGATCAAAATGGCCGTTTACTTAACTCTGGCAGCCAAGACATGCTGGCTGCAAAAGGCCGACGCGAATTTGAAATGGTAAAAAATCATGAGCGTGAGTACCGTACAAAAATTGATTCTATTCTTATTCCGATCTTAGGTGTGAGTAATTATACCGCTGAAGTTGATGTAACAATGGACTTTAGTGTGAGAGAGCAGACGCAAAAACGCTTTAACCCCGATTTACTGGCCGTACGCAGTGAGATGTTACTTGAACGTCAATCGTTCGGTAATGGTAATCAAGGCATTCCAGGTGCATTAACCAATCAACCACCGCTTGATGCTGATATACCAGAAGAAGCGGGTGCTGGTAATGCCGCGGCGCGTCCTATTGGCCAATCTCAAAAAGAATCAACCAGAAACTATGAACTTGATACCACGATCAGTCATACTAAATCACAAACGGGTGTTATTCAGCGTTTAAGTGTATCTGTTGCGATCGATTACATTAACAGTATTGGCGCCGATGGTGTGATGGTGCGAGAACCGCGCAGCCAAGCTGAAATTGCTAATATACGCCGTGTATTACAAGGTGGTATTGGTTTTAATGTGAATCGTGGTGATAGCTTAGAAGTGGTTGCGATCTCATTTAATCGCCCAGAATTAACCACGATGGCAGACATTCCTATTTGGGAAGAAGAATGGTTTTGGCGTGCCGTGCGTGTTGCTGCAAGCTTAATTGTCATTGTGATATTAATAATGGCTGTTATTCGCCCGATGATAAAACGCTTAATTAACAGCGAACCTGATGAAAATATAGAAGATTTAGATTTAGGTATCAGTGCGATTGAAAATGATGAAGACATGCAGTTGCTGACCGCCGATACCGAAGGTGATACCGATTTTGTAATGCGCAGCGGCCATTTACAGTTACCTAACTTACACAAAGATGAAGACTTGCTCGAAGCGGTTCGTGCACTGGTTGCTAACGAACCAGACTTAACTGTATTAGTGATTAAAGAATGGATGATAGAAGATGCCTGA